The genomic interval GAACGGAACCTGGTCATCCTCAGCCGTCATGAGATCGCCGAACATCATCAGTGTACGCACGATTATGCCCCTGCCCCGCGTTACCAAAAGGTCACAGCGGTGCCCCGAGAGGACGAGGCCAGTGATGTGACGTGGGAGCGACCGATCCTCTATGCGGAGATCAAACTCGACGACAACATGGTTCTCCACGTCATCAACCTCCACCTGAAGTCCAGATTGCCCTCGTACATCGAGGGACAGAAGGTGAACACCTACACCTGGAAGACCGCTTCCGGCTGGGCCGAGGGGTTTTTCCTCTCCTCCATGAAGCGGGTGGGACAGGCTCTGGAGACACGGATGCTCATAGACGGCCTGTTCGATGAGAGCGAGGACGCGCTGATTGCCGTCTGCGGCGATTTCAATGCAGAATCGGATGAAGTCCCTGTTAAGGCCATTCGGGGCGATGTTGAGAATACAGGCAATGGCAGGCTGGCAAAGCGGGTCCTAGTGCCCTGCGAGCAGACTATCCCCGCACCGTCCCGTTTCTCACTGCTCCACCTCGGCAAGGGGCGAATGATAGACCATCTGCTCGTCTCGAGGACACTTTTGGAGTGGTACAAGGGTTCTGAGATCCACAACGAATTGCTTCACGACGAATCGATCGCCTTTGCCACCGAGAAGAAGTACCCTGAATCTGACCATGCGCCGGTCGTCGCCGAGTTTGAGCTGCGCCCAGAATAAGAGGCACATATGTGTGGAGGCCACCTATGAACTATCCTTTGTGATGATAGACCTCCCAGCCGAGATATCCGCCGAATGCTTCTTTGAGGAGATAACCTATTTTCCACAGGTCCATCGTAACGTGGTGTTCAACACCCTTCTCGCATATCATGGCAAGGAGTCTTTGTAATCTTGGAACCCAAATGACTCCGTATCCTCCAAAAGTGCGAACCGGATCATCCGCTATCTCCCCCTCGCCCAGGTATGCCTGAACGGCTCCCTACGAATCGCTGGTGGGACCAGGCAGCAGGTTACTGGGGTAGGCTTGATTCTCCCGACAACAGTGCCATAGGTGTTCTTCTTATCGACCTAACCTGCAA from Deltaproteobacteria bacterium carries:
- a CDS encoding endonuclease/exonuclease/phosphatase family protein gives rise to the protein MTFKLRIATFNLENLDDKPGQKPTLDERITLIRPQLVRLNADILCLQEVNGQEEPGQPRRLLALEKLLKETPYAAYHKVSTMTADGVHVYDERNLVILSRHEIAEHHQCTHDYAPAPRYQKVTAVPREDEASDVTWERPILYAEIKLDDNMVLHVINLHLKSRLPSYIEGQKVNTYTWKTASGWAEGFFLSSMKRVGQALETRMLIDGLFDESEDALIAVCGDFNAESDEVPVKAIRGDVENTGNGRLAKRVLVPCEQTIPAPSRFSLLHLGKGRMIDHLLVSRTLLEWYKGSEIHNELLHDESIAFATEKKYPESDHAPVVAEFELRPE